The genomic interval TGGCGGCGGGGCGACCGCGAGGCTCAACGCGCTGAATGGGCGGTGGCGCCTGATGAGTTTTTATTGTTGTTCGCTGGTTCTGGCTGGGAACGGAAGGGTTTGTCCTTTGTGCTTTCGGCGTTGGAAAAATTGGCCGACCCACGTGTAAAACTGGTGGTGGCCGGCAAGGGACGGCCGCCTCGTGGTGTCCCGGCGGGCGTCCGGTTCGTGGGGCCCATGGCGGATTTGGAGAATGCGTATGCGGCGGCGGATTTGTTGGTGTTCCCGCCCATTTATGAGCCTTCGGCGAATGTGGTGTTTGAGGCATTGGCGGCGGGGTTGCCGGTGGTGACGAGTGCTTGCAACGGGGCGGCGGAGGTGATCGAGGAGGGGGTCAATGGCACGGTGGTGGAGGATCCCTCGGGCGTCGAGGGGCTCGTGGCGGCGATTGAGTCTTGGCGTGCGCGGCCCAATGCGCGGCCGGTGCCGGTGAAGGCGGACTTGAGTTTGGAGCGCAATGTGCGCGAGACTCTGGCGGTGTTGACGTTGGCGGCGGCGGAACGGGCAGCGGAGGCGGACGGAACGCGATGAAAATTTCTCTTTTTATTATTACCAAAAATGAGGAGGCGAATTTGCGGCGGTGTCTTATGAGTGTGGCGTTGGTGGTGGATGAGATTATTGTGGTGGATTCGGGGAGCACCGATGGCACGGAGTCGGTGGCGCGGGAGTTTGGGGCGCGGTGGGTGCATCAGGATTGGCCGGGGTTTGTGAAACAGAAAAATTTTGCGCTGAGTTTGGCGAGTCACGATTGGGTGCTCAGTCTTGATGCGGATGAGGCGTTGTCGGCGGATTTGTTTTCGGAATTGCTTTCGGTGAAGGAGGTGCGTTTTCCAGAGGGCATCACGGGTTTTAGTTTACCGCGCTGTGTGCTTTATGAGGGCAAATGGATTCGGCGCGGGGACTGGTATCCGGATCGGTTGGTGCGGCTGTTCAAAAATGGAGCGGCGAAGTTCACCGGCGGCAAGGTGCACGAGCGGTTGGAGCTGAAAGGGATGGTGCAGGAATTCGAGGGTGAATTAGAGCATCATTCCTTTCGCGATGCCGCTGATCACTGGGCGCGGTGTGAAACGTACGCTCAACTCTGGGCTGAGATGAAGCACGAGGAGGGGCAAAGGGCTCATCCGCTTGACGGGCCAATTCACGCGGCAGTGCGTTGGTTGCGCGGCTATCTGTTTCGTGGCGGGTTTTTGGATGGCGCGCAGGGTTGGCAAATCGCCCGCCTTAATGCGCGTGAGGTGAATTTGAAATATCGGTTGCTGCGGCAGATGAACATTGCCGCGCGGGATTGAGTGGCTTACAAGGCGGGCGCGTGGAAAATATCCGGAAAATTATTGGTTTTGGCTGGCCTTATGTGCGGCGGTACTGGGGGCGGCTGGCGCTGGGCATTTTATTGGGTGTGGCATTTGGTTTGTTTAATGCCACTTTTGTTTGGGGCACCAAAACGCTTTTTGAACGGCTGGAGCCGGTTGAGTCCAAGGTGGAAATTCCGCAGGCAGCTGCTGTGCCCGGGGCGTGGGAAGCAAAGCTCAATGATCTGAATGTGCGCGCGCAGGGGGTGGCGGATGGCTGGCTGCCGCGCGTTGGCGAGCCGCTCAACACGCGTCAAATCATTGGCGGACTGATGTTTCTTCCAATGTTGGTTTTGCTGCGCAGTGGGATTGGCTATGCCAGCGTGTATTGTCTGGGGTGGGTGAGCGAATATTCCGTGCGCGATATCAAGCTGGATGCCCATCAGAAATTGCAGGGGCTTTCGATGGATTATTTTCACGCGAAGCAATTGGGCGATCACACGATGTTAATCAACCGCGGCGCGGGGTCGCTGCACAAATGCCTCACCTACGGCGTGGCCGACGCGATTAAGGAGCCGTTCACGATTCTCGGTTTGGTGGTGGCGATGTTTTTGCTGGATTGGCAGCTCGCCTTGTTTGGCATTTTGTTTGCACCATTGAGTGCGATCCCAATTATTTTGGTGGGCCGCAAGCTGCGCCGCGTGGCGAAGGTGGCTTATACAAAGGGCACGGAGCAGGATAGCCTGATGGTGGAGGTGTACACTAACATGCGCACCATCAAGGCCTACGGGTTGGAACGGTTGCAGCAAAGTCGCTTTGCGGAGATTTATCAAAAGCTCGCGCGGGTGGGGATGAAATCGTTGCAGGCGCGGCATTTGCAAAATCCGGTTATTGAGTTGCTGAGTATGTTTGGCGCGGGCGTGATTATTTTGTTTGTGTTCCATACCGGAAAATCCGCGCCGCAATTGGTCGGCTTCCTCACGGGAATGATTATGCTTTATCAACCCATCAAAAAACTCGGTGGCATCAACGCGTATTACCAGGAGGCCTCGGTGGGCGTGGGGATGTTGCGGACGGCGTTTGATACTAAGCCATCGGTAGCGGAAGTGACGGAGGCGAAGGCGTTGCCGCGCTTGCGCGAGGGGCTGAAGTTTGAAGCGGTGGATTTCAGTTACGGTGATGAGCCGGTGTTGCGGGGGTTGGAGGTGGATTTGCCGAAGGGCACGAAGTTGGGTGTGGTGGGCGAAAGCGGTGCGGGCAAGAGCACGTTGGTGAGTTTGTTGCTGCGGTTTTATGATCCAACGTCCGGGCGCATCACGATTGATGGGGTTGATATTGTCGAGGGTTCATTTGAAAGTCTGCGCGGGCAGATGGCGTTGGTGAGTCAGGAGATCGTGATTTTTAATCAATCGGTGGCGGACAACATCGCGTGCGGGAAACTCGATGCCACGCGCGGGGATATCATCGCTGCAGCCAAGGCGGCGAATGCGCACGAGTTTATTGAGGGCTTGCCGCAAGGCTACGAAACTTCGTTGGGCGAACAGGGCACGCGGCTTTCGGGCGGGCAACGCCAGCGGATCGCCATTGCGCGGGCGTTTGCGCGGCAAGCGCCGATTTTGATTTTGGATGAAGCCACCGCGTCGCTGGATTCCAAAGCGGAGGCGGAAGTGCAGGGCGCGATCGATCGGCTGGAAGAGGGGCGCACGGTGGTGTGCGTGGCGCATCGGCTTTCGACTTTGCGCGGGATGGATCGCATCATCGTGCTCGATGCGGGCCGCGTGGTGGAGTCGGGCAACTTCGCGGAGTTGATGGAACGCGACGGCGCTTTTGCCACGATGGCGCGGAAGCAGGGAATTACTTCATCGGCGGGTTAAGCCTTCGGATTCTTTCAAGCGGGAATTGCTGTGGGCACACCCATTGCCTCCGGAATTCCATTGGGACCGTTGGGGATGATGGGCATTTGTTGCACGCCGAGGATGGTGTGCAGTTGGGCGTTGAGAATGGTCATGTTCGGGTAACGCTGATCCGGCGAATGGGCGAGGCAGCGGAGGATGAGCTGGCTGAGCGCGGCCGGCACGTCAGAGTTTACGCGGCAAGGGGGCTTCACGGGAAAGTTTTCATTGAGCTGATTACGGATTGCTTCATCGGGCGTGTGGCCGCCAAACGGTTTGCGGTGGGTGAGCAGTTCGTAAACGGTGGCGCCGAAGGCGTAGATATCCGCGCGCTGATCTATTTTTTCATTCTTCAACTGCTCGGGCGGCATGCACGAGGGCGTGCCGGATGAGCGGGAAAATTGCTTGGGCTTGCGGGGGATTTTTTGTGCGGTGTCAAAATCCAACAAACTCACGTGGCCATTGAGTGAAATCATCAGGTTCTCAGGTTTGATATCCAAATGCATCCAGCCGTGGTCGTGCAGGTGGTTGATGCCGTCGGCGGCTTGGATGATCACATCGGCCACGTTGTCCACGAGATGATCGTGATCGCGCAGAAGCAGTTCCTTGAGGTTTGCGCCTTGGATAAATTCCAGCACCATAAACGGCAGCCCATCGGCTTTGCCGTGGTTGATGTAGCGGACGATGTTGGGATGGGGCGCGAGCTTGCGCATCACGCTGAGGCCGGCTTTAAACAATTTGGGTGCATTGGACTGCTTGAGCACGCGTCGCCGCAGTCTGCGCACGGCGACGACGTTCTCGTATTCGTCGGTTGCGAGCCAAATTTCCGTGATTCCACCCTGATTTATGCAGTCGTGAAGCCGATATTTCCCAAATTTCTGTGCCATATTGTGATTTTGCTAACGAGTATCGTAGACGCTCTACTATATATTCGCGTTTCAACTATGTTTTCTTGCAAAAAAGTGAAATTATTTTTCCCAAAATCCGGGAAAATCCAAATTTCCCCGTAAAAGAGCGCGGAGCATACATTACGTGTCAAGCGGTACGCCCTCAATTTGCTCAAGTTGTGAATAACTCTGCCGAATAGTGAGTAACTAGGGTTCAGCGACTGATGCCAAGGTATTGTGTCATCGGAATGTTTGAAACACTTAGGAAATCTGGACGTCTACTCTACGCTGGGCGTGGGAATATTGCGTCCATTTGATGATGAACATCCAAATATCAAAGGGTTATGGAGGGTTACTCCGAAGTTTTGCGATTGGTGCGCTGGTCTCATTGGGCGTTCTGGGCTGTAAAAACGCGGGGGAACATCATGAAGCGGCCGATGCGGAGGTGTACGATATCCTCAACCTGCGGCATCAGCAGCTGTTCGGCGCGGAGAAGGAGTTTGCGGTGGAGACGCCCTATTCCAAGCGCGCGCCGGGCGAGATCCCTTCGGTGGAGATTATCCTCAACCGCTTTTCCGATGGCACCAATTTACTCACACTACCCGAAGCGTTGGAGATGGCAGTGAGCAGCAGCCGGGATTATCAACTGCAACGCGAGACGCTTTATCTCTCCGCGCTCTCGCTCACCGGCGAGCGGCATAAATTCGCGCTCAAACCTTCCAAAGCCAATCTCGACCTTAGCCGCAATCGCTCCAGCAGCAACATCAACACCACCGAATCCGACGCCACCCTGACTCTCAGCAAAGCACTGAAGACCGGTGGCACACTCACGGCCACGTTGGCCAATGACCTCACGCTTTTTTTTAATGGCGGCGGCCCCAAGATTCCGGACATCACCCTCGCGCTCACGCAGCCGTTGCTAAAGGATGCCGGCGCGAAGTTTGCCGAGGAATTGCTCACCCAATCCGAACGCAATTTGGTGTACTCCATCCGCACGTTTTCGCGTTATCAAAAAACCTTTCTCGTCGATCGGATCGCGGAGTACCTGCAGTTGCTTCAGAAAAAAGACGAGGTGCGTGTGCAATACCAGTTGTACCTGAATCGCATCCGGTTTCGGCAGGAACAGGAACTACGATTGCAGGGTGAGCTGATCAGCCAATTCGAATTGGATCAGGCGTTGCGTCAGGAATACTCCTCGAAGGTCAGCTACATTAACGCCATCGAATCGTATCAGGCGTTGCTGGATGATTTCAAAAAACAACTGAACCTGCCGCTGGGCGAAACCGTGGTGCTCGACGATTCCGAGCTGGGCAACCTCAAACAGTTCGGCCTGCGCCCTGTATCACTGAATGACAAACACGGATTCCAACTCGCGCTCACCAACCGGTTGGATATTTTGAATAACATCGACCAGTTCGAAGACAAAAAACGCAAGGTGGAAGTCGCCGCCAACGATTTGTTGCCCAGCCTTGCGGTGGTGGCGGATTACTCGTTGAAGGATCAGTTTTACAATCGCAACTCCTTTGACTTCGGCGAGTACTCCGGCAAGATCGGCCTCTCGCTGGATCTTCCGCTGGATAAACACACCGAGCGCAACGCCTACCGCAAAAGCCGCATTACCTTCGAGCAGCAACTGCGCAGCCTGATGAAAACGCTCGATGATTTGCGTGATGAGATCCGCACCAACGTCCGCACGCTTTCGCAGAATCAACAAACCTACACCATCAACCAAAAAGCGCTGATCGTCGCCATGCGCGAAGAGGAAAAGGCGCGGCTGGATATGCTGGCCGGCGAACGCGTGTCGCCCCGTGATATTCTCGAAGCCCAAACCGCCGTGGCCAAGGCGCAGAATGATGTCACCAAATCGCTCATCAACTTTCACACCCAACGCTTGAAATTGCTCAATAACACAGGCATTCTCAACACGGGTTTGAATGAATTTTGGGTGAAACCCCAGCCCGTACCGGGCGTAGTGCCGGCCGTGCCTCTGCCGCCGGGTTCGGGACAGGATGTGCCTGTACTTCCGCCCGCACAAATCTTGGGTAATTAACAACCAGCCTCCGCTCACTATGAAACACACACATCGATTTTCCGTCAGCGCCGTCGCGCTCGCCGCAGTGGCCTTGGCCGGGTGTAATTATTTTTCCGCCAAAGAGGAAATCTCCAGCGCATACGGCACGGAAAAAGTTGAGAATGATCAATTCATTGTGTCCTTTTCCGAAGGGGGCGAATTGGTGGCGGTGAATTCAGTGCAGGTGGAAAGTGAAATGGATGGGTCATCCACCATCGTCAGCATTGTGGAAGAAGGCACTTACGTCAACGGCCCGCGGCAGGTGCAAGCGGAGGCCGGCGACACTCCGGCGACATTGGCGGCACGAAACAAGGTAACCGAGTCAGATCTGGTTCGCGTTAATCCAAATCTAGAACAGGCGATCGCCAATAATGAGACGATTAATATTCCGGGCGATTTGTTGGTGGAACTGGATCCCGGTACGTTGAAGGATCGGATTCTCAGTCAGGAAATCTCGGTGCGTACCGCGAAAAATTCGGTAACCAAATCAGAGAACGATTTGGAAATCCAAAAGCTCAAGAACGAGCAGAATATTGATGACGCCAGGATCGCGCTTAATTTTGCCAGGTTGGATCTCAAGAAATTCAAAGACAGCGACGCGCAGCTCACGCGGGATGATTATGCCGGGCAACTGGCGAACCTCTCCAATCAGGTCTCCATTTCGGAGGCCAAGCTCAAATGGCTCAAGGAATTGGAGGAACGGAAATTTCTCTCCAAAATGTCTCTGCGCGAGGAGGAGCAAAAGGTGGCCGAATACCGCCACAAAATTAAGATGCTGGCGGGGGAGAGTGATGCTTATGAAAAGTTTGTGTACCCGAAATCGGAGCAGGATTATAACTCCAAAATCAAACAGGCCGAACTGGGGCTCACCACCGTGGAACAAACCGCCACCAATAATATGATCACCGCCACCGAAGAGGTGGACACCCAAAAACAGAAGCACACACTCGAAGAGGAAAAGCTCGCCGAGGTAAAAAATCAGTTAACCACGAGTCGGATTTTTGCCCCCGCCAGCGGGCTGGTGGTTTATCATGTGGGCGAGTCCTCTCGCTATGGCGGTTCTTCCGGCATCATTGAGAAAGGCACCACCCTGCGCAAGGGGCAGGACATCATTCATCTGCCAGATCTTTCGAAAATGAAAGTGGCGCTCAAGATTCACGAGAGCCGCATTAACCAGGTGAAGCCCGGCTTGCAGGTGCAAATCCGCATCGACACCATTGCCGAACGCACCTTCCGCGGTGAGATTACCTACGTGGCCCCCGTGGCCGCCGCCGCCGAGCGCTGGGGCAGTGATAAAAAAGTTTTCAAGTGCGAAGTTTCCATCGCCGATAAACTGCCTTCCTACATTCGCCCCGGAGCCTCAGCCACCTGCCGCATTTTTGTGGCCAACCTGCCTAAGGTGCGCACGGTGGATGGCAAGAAAGTCAAAACCCTGCGGGTGCCCATCCAAAGTGTCGTCACCACTGCCGAAGGCCGTCGTGTGTGTTTCAAGATGAACAAAAAAAATCAGCCCATGCCTGTGCGCGTGGAAACCGGCTATTACGATCAGACCCACATTCAAATTACCAGCGGTCTGGCTTTGGGTGAAGTCATCCTCAAAGCCCCGCTATTGCACGCCAAGGAGCTCAATGTCGGCGGTGGTCTCTTCGGCTACAAACAAATCAACGCTGAAGATTTTTTCGAAGATCTTCCCGAGACCATCCAGCCCGCCAAGCCGGTGGAGCCGGTGGGGCCGAACCCAACCGCTGCCCAAAAAGCGCCGCCCACCCAAGGAGGCCAAGGCAAGGGCCGGCCCGGCGGTAGTTCCGGGCGTTCCAGTGAACCGCCCGCCGAACTCAGCCTCACTGCCGAGCAGAAAACCCAATGGGCCGCCGCCGCGAAGAAGATGGCTGAAAAAATGACCGCCATGCGATCGAGCGGCGATTGGAGTGGGGCCGGCGCATTGCGCACGGATTTCCAGGCGGATCTCGCTAAATTTTTAAGCAAAGAACAGCTTGCCAAATATGCTGAGATGCGCGGCAATCGCTCCAGCAAGGGTGGTGGAGGTGGAGGGCGTCCCGGCGGAGGCGGTGGTGGCGGGTCATTGATGGATTTGGACACTGATACCGAC from Limisphaerales bacterium carries:
- a CDS encoding glycosyltransferase family 4 protein; the protein is WRRGDREAQRAEWAVAPDEFLLLFAGSGWERKGLSFVLSALEKLADPRVKLVVAGKGRPPRGVPAGVRFVGPMADLENAYAAADLLVFPPIYEPSANVVFEALAAGLPVVTSACNGAAEVIEEGVNGTVVEDPSGVEGLVAAIESWRARPNARPVPVKADLSLERNVRETLAVLTLAAAERAAEADGTR
- a CDS encoding glycosyltransferase family 2 protein, which translates into the protein MKISLFIITKNEEANLRRCLMSVALVVDEIIVVDSGSTDGTESVAREFGARWVHQDWPGFVKQKNFALSLASHDWVLSLDADEALSADLFSELLSVKEVRFPEGITGFSLPRCVLYEGKWIRRGDWYPDRLVRLFKNGAAKFTGGKVHERLELKGMVQEFEGELEHHSFRDAADHWARCETYAQLWAEMKHEEGQRAHPLDGPIHAAVRWLRGYLFRGGFLDGAQGWQIARLNAREVNLKYRLLRQMNIAARD
- a CDS encoding ABC transporter ATP-binding protein; this translates as MSGLQGGRVENIRKIIGFGWPYVRRYWGRLALGILLGVAFGLFNATFVWGTKTLFERLEPVESKVEIPQAAAVPGAWEAKLNDLNVRAQGVADGWLPRVGEPLNTRQIIGGLMFLPMLVLLRSGIGYASVYCLGWVSEYSVRDIKLDAHQKLQGLSMDYFHAKQLGDHTMLINRGAGSLHKCLTYGVADAIKEPFTILGLVVAMFLLDWQLALFGILFAPLSAIPIILVGRKLRRVAKVAYTKGTEQDSLMVEVYTNMRTIKAYGLERLQQSRFAEIYQKLARVGMKSLQARHLQNPVIELLSMFGAGVIILFVFHTGKSAPQLVGFLTGMIMLYQPIKKLGGINAYYQEASVGVGMLRTAFDTKPSVAEVTEAKALPRLREGLKFEAVDFSYGDEPVLRGLEVDLPKGTKLGVVGESGAGKSTLVSLLLRFYDPTSGRITIDGVDIVEGSFESLRGQMALVSQEIVIFNQSVADNIACGKLDATRGDIIAAAKAANAHEFIEGLPQGYETSLGEQGTRLSGGQRQRIAIARAFARQAPILILDEATASLDSKAEAEVQGAIDRLEEGRTVVCVAHRLSTLRGMDRIIVLDAGRVVESGNFAELMERDGAFATMARKQGITSSAG
- a CDS encoding serine/threonine protein kinase, with product MAQKFGKYRLHDCINQGGITEIWLATDEYENVVAVRRLRRRVLKQSNAPKLFKAGLSVMRKLAPHPNIVRYINHGKADGLPFMVLEFIQGANLKELLLRDHDHLVDNVADVIIQAADGINHLHDHGWMHLDIKPENLMISLNGHVSLLDFDTAQKIPRKPKQFSRSSGTPSCMPPEQLKNEKIDQRADIYAFGATVYELLTHRKPFGGHTPDEAIRNQLNENFPVKPPCRVNSDVPAALSQLILRCLAHSPDQRYPNMTILNAQLHTILGVQQMPIIPNGPNGIPEAMGVPTAIPA
- a CDS encoding TolC family protein; this translates as MMNIQISKGYGGLLRSFAIGALVSLGVLGCKNAGEHHEAADAEVYDILNLRHQQLFGAEKEFAVETPYSKRAPGEIPSVEIILNRFSDGTNLLTLPEALEMAVSSSRDYQLQRETLYLSALSLTGERHKFALKPSKANLDLSRNRSSSNINTTESDATLTLSKALKTGGTLTATLANDLTLFFNGGGPKIPDITLALTQPLLKDAGAKFAEELLTQSERNLVYSIRTFSRYQKTFLVDRIAEYLQLLQKKDEVRVQYQLYLNRIRFRQEQELRLQGELISQFELDQALRQEYSSKVSYINAIESYQALLDDFKKQLNLPLGETVVLDDSELGNLKQFGLRPVSLNDKHGFQLALTNRLDILNNIDQFEDKKRKVEVAANDLLPSLAVVADYSLKDQFYNRNSFDFGEYSGKIGLSLDLPLDKHTERNAYRKSRITFEQQLRSLMKTLDDLRDEIRTNVRTLSQNQQTYTINQKALIVAMREEEKARLDMLAGERVSPRDILEAQTAVAKAQNDVTKSLINFHTQRLKLLNNTGILNTGLNEFWVKPQPVPGVVPAVPLPPGSGQDVPVLPPAQILGN
- a CDS encoding efflux RND transporter periplasmic adaptor subunit — encoded protein: MKHTHRFSVSAVALAAVALAGCNYFSAKEEISSAYGTEKVENDQFIVSFSEGGELVAVNSVQVESEMDGSSTIVSIVEEGTYVNGPRQVQAEAGDTPATLAARNKVTESDLVRVNPNLEQAIANNETINIPGDLLVELDPGTLKDRILSQEISVRTAKNSVTKSENDLEIQKLKNEQNIDDARIALNFARLDLKKFKDSDAQLTRDDYAGQLANLSNQVSISEAKLKWLKELEERKFLSKMSLREEEQKVAEYRHKIKMLAGESDAYEKFVYPKSEQDYNSKIKQAELGLTTVEQTATNNMITATEEVDTQKQKHTLEEEKLAEVKNQLTTSRIFAPASGLVVYHVGESSRYGGSSGIIEKGTTLRKGQDIIHLPDLSKMKVALKIHESRINQVKPGLQVQIRIDTIAERTFRGEITYVAPVAAAAERWGSDKKVFKCEVSIADKLPSYIRPGASATCRIFVANLPKVRTVDGKKVKTLRVPIQSVVTTAEGRRVCFKMNKKNQPMPVRVETGYYDQTHIQITSGLALGEVILKAPLLHAKELNVGGGLFGYKQINAEDFFEDLPETIQPAKPVEPVGPNPTAAQKAPPTQGGQGKGRPGGSSGRSSEPPAELSLTAEQKTQWAAAAKKMAEKMTAMRSSGDWSGAGALRTDFQADLAKFLSKEQLAKYAEMRGNRSSKGGGGGGRPGGGGGGGSLMDLDTDTDGNVSEVEYAKMPERIRQIMGEFSALDADGDGGINKEEADAARRRMMQRFQGGGSGR